In Altererythrobacter rubellus, the following are encoded in one genomic region:
- the moaB gene encoding molybdenum cofactor biosynthesis protein B — translation MAIDPDKTFTPINIAVLTVSDTRTAENDTSGDILAARITDAGHNLAARLIVKDDANLLASKFNDWINDPQIDAIVSTGGTGLTGRDVTPEALAQLDGARDIPGFGELFRWLSYETIGTSTVQSRACAVVARGTYIFALPGSNGAVKDGWDGILTEQLDSRNRPCNFVELMPRLREK, via the coding sequence ATGGCGATTGATCCGGACAAGACATTCACCCCGATCAATATTGCTGTCCTTACCGTATCCGACACTCGCACAGCAGAAAATGATACCTCGGGCGATATCCTGGCCGCGCGCATTACAGATGCAGGGCACAATCTCGCCGCACGTTTGATCGTAAAGGATGATGCAAACTTGCTCGCAAGCAAGTTCAACGACTGGATCAATGATCCGCAAATTGACGCGATTGTCTCAACCGGTGGAACCGGACTGACCGGTCGCGACGTAACGCCTGAAGCGCTCGCTCAGTTGGACGGCGCGCGCGATATTCCAGGTTTTGGTGAGTTGTTCCGTTGGCTCAGTTACGAGACAATCGGTACTAGCACCGTGCAATCGCGCGCCTGCGCAGTGGTTGCTCGCGGAACATATATATTTGCCCTACCCGGCTCGAATGGCGCGGTGAAGGACGGCTGGGATGGCATCCTGACCGAACAACTCGACAGCCGCAATCGACCATGCAATTTCGTAGAACTGATGCCGCGTCTAAGAGAGAAATAG
- a CDS encoding 4-(cytidine 5'-diphospho)-2-C-methyl-D-erythritol kinase, with protein MTVKEIAFAKINLALHVRVKRDDGYHELETLFAFVDNGDVLTAQPAEADRFEVYGEFADVLDNPFGNLVARALSALPRPQGLHVTLEKNLPVAAGLGGGSADAGALFRIVEQVHGLPKGWEDAAVRLGADVPACVRSEMAIGRGTGTELEPVKNDMAGMAVLLVNPRVPVPTGPVFAAWDGEDRGPLPKGTARNIALEGRNDLRAPAISLCPQIEDVLERLSQTDPWMFEMSGSGATCFALYDSTEHRDRASRVLAELEPQWWQMSGLLR; from the coding sequence GTGACTGTCAAAGAAATTGCATTCGCCAAAATCAATCTCGCGCTGCATGTACGTGTAAAGCGCGATGACGGCTATCATGAACTGGAAACGCTTTTCGCCTTCGTAGATAATGGTGATGTTCTGACTGCGCAGCCAGCCGAGGCGGATCGGTTCGAGGTATACGGTGAGTTCGCCGATGTGCTGGATAACCCGTTTGGCAACCTTGTCGCTCGCGCACTTTCTGCCTTGCCGCGCCCGCAGGGTTTGCATGTCACGCTCGAAAAGAATCTGCCGGTCGCCGCCGGGCTGGGCGGTGGGTCAGCCGATGCAGGCGCTCTGTTCCGAATTGTCGAGCAAGTCCACGGTCTCCCAAAAGGATGGGAGGACGCGGCGGTGCGACTTGGCGCCGACGTACCAGCTTGCGTGCGAAGCGAGATGGCAATTGGGCGCGGCACCGGGACTGAACTTGAGCCGGTAAAGAACGACATGGCAGGCATGGCTGTGTTGCTGGTCAATCCACGTGTTCCCGTGCCTACCGGGCCAGTTTTTGCAGCGTGGGATGGTGAAGATCGCGGGCCATTGCCCAAAGGAACTGCGCGCAATATCGCACTGGAAGGTCGCAATGATCTGCGCGCACCCGCAATCAGTCTGTGCCCGCAAATAGAAGATGTTCTTGAGCGCTTGAGTCAAACTGATCCATGGATGTTCGAAATGTCAGGGTCCGGCGCCACCTGTTTTGCGCTCTATGACAGCACGGAGCACCGCGATCGCGCATCGCGTGTCTTGGCCGAGCTGGAGCCGCAATGGTGGCAAATGTCAGGTTTACTAAGGTAA
- a CDS encoding long-chain fatty acid--CoA ligase gives MLGAMQDWTMRITHVIDHAAREAGMREIVTRWADGSETRTNWAGIRADALKMAQALQALGLRKGDKVASLAMNHSRHLVSWYGVAGMGGVLHTVNPRLFDDQLEYIVNHAEDKVLCYDAAFQPIVDRMKERWTTVEHYICYDSGEHSPAFEDWIGEHDGDFEWVTGAETDPCMICYTSGTTGNPKGVQYEHRSTLMHALAGLQPAAFNFSSASCMLPVVPMFHAASWGLPYAGAMAGIKFVFSAVNDPAVLHDLMIREKVTDSAGVPTVWLAHFQYCDKEGIDLPPLKAATIGGSACPRFMIERLMKNGTRVQHAWGMTETSPIGTVGGPTWDWDELSFEEKVDKTAMQGRPVFGVELRIVDLDDMMTELPRDGKTSGALQIRGPWIIKRYLKAEQDAANQDGWFDTGDVGIIHPDGTLQLTDRTKDVIKSGGEWISSVELENAAVGHSGVAEAACVGMPHPKWDERPVLFVVKGEGSDVTKEDILKHLEPQIAKWWMPDAIEFVDEIPHTATGKISKKDLRDRFADYKLEG, from the coding sequence ATGCTCGGAGCCATGCAAGATTGGACCATGCGGATCACCCATGTGATCGATCACGCAGCACGCGAGGCGGGAATGCGCGAGATCGTGACACGTTGGGCCGACGGCAGCGAGACGCGCACAAACTGGGCCGGAATTCGCGCAGATGCGTTGAAAATGGCGCAGGCTCTCCAGGCATTAGGCCTCAGGAAAGGTGACAAGGTTGCCAGCCTTGCGATGAACCATTCACGCCATCTGGTCAGCTGGTATGGCGTTGCGGGGATGGGCGGGGTGCTTCACACAGTGAACCCGCGCCTGTTCGATGACCAGCTCGAATACATCGTCAATCACGCCGAAGATAAGGTGCTTTGCTACGATGCGGCGTTCCAGCCGATTGTGGACCGGATGAAAGAGCGCTGGACCACAGTCGAGCATTACATCTGCTATGACAGCGGTGAGCATTCTCCCGCGTTTGAGGACTGGATTGGTGAGCATGACGGAGACTTCGAATGGGTTACCGGTGCGGAGACTGATCCGTGCATGATTTGCTACACATCCGGCACCACCGGAAATCCCAAGGGCGTGCAGTATGAGCATCGCTCAACACTGATGCACGCATTGGCGGGCTTGCAGCCTGCCGCGTTCAACTTCAGCAGCGCCTCTTGCATGCTTCCGGTCGTCCCCATGTTTCATGCGGCCAGCTGGGGCTTGCCCTATGCAGGCGCGATGGCAGGGATCAAATTCGTGTTCAGCGCGGTGAATGATCCGGCGGTGCTGCATGATTTGATGATCCGCGAGAAAGTAACCGACAGCGCTGGCGTGCCCACCGTGTGGCTCGCCCATTTCCAATATTGCGACAAAGAGGGGATTGATCTGCCGCCGCTGAAGGCTGCGACTATTGGCGGATCGGCTTGCCCGCGCTTCATGATCGAGCGCCTGATGAAGAACGGCACTCGCGTGCAGCACGCCTGGGGCATGACTGAAACCTCACCCATCGGTACAGTCGGCGGCCCAACATGGGATTGGGACGAACTTAGCTTTGAGGAGAAAGTCGACAAGACCGCAATGCAAGGTCGCCCGGTTTTCGGAGTAGAGCTGCGCATTGTTGATCTTGATGACATGATGACCGAACTGCCCCGCGATGGGAAGACTTCCGGTGCATTGCAAATTCGTGGACCATGGATCATTAAGCGCTATCTCAAGGCCGAGCAGGATGCGGCGAACCAGGATGGCTGGTTCGACACCGGTGACGTTGGCATCATCCATCCGGACGGTACGCTGCAGCTGACGGACCGGACAAAGGACGTGATCAAATCTGGCGGCGAGTGGATCAGTTCGGTCGAGCTGGAAAATGCAGCTGTTGGCCATTCAGGCGTTGCAGAGGCAGCATGCGTTGGCATGCCGCACCCGAAATGGGACGAACGGCCCGTCCTGTTCGTGGTCAAAGGCGAAGGGTCCGATGTCACGAAGGAGGATATCCTCAAGCATCTTGAACCGCAGATTGCTAAGTGGTGGATGCCCGATGCGATCGAGTTTGTGGATGAAATTCCCCACACGGCAACCGGCAAGATTTCAAAGAAAGACCTGCGTGATCGGTTCGCCGATTATAAGCTGGAGGGGTGA
- a CDS encoding electron transfer flavoprotein-ubiquinone oxidoreductase, whose amino-acid sequence MSAEAIERESMPCDVVIVGGGPAGLSAAIKLKQINDELEVVVLEKGSEIGAHILSGAVVDPKALNELFPDWREMDCPMAETPVTDNWHWALTKNGKWDMPHLMMPPLMSNAGCYTGSLGNMCRWLGEQAEALGVMVFPGFPAAEVMFNDAGAVTGVITQDMGISEDGSHKGDFQPGMEIEAKYTLFAEGARGHLTKQLKAKYDLEADCQPQVYGLGIKELWDIDPDKHEPGRVIHTQGWPLSESDSWGGGFLYHQANGQVALGFVTALDYANPWVSPYQEFQRWKQHPAIREYLEGGTRVAYGARAINEGGWQSVPKLAFPGGALIGCAAGFVNVPRIKGSHTAMKSGMLAAESLAAAIAAGSEHDERMDYDAAVRSSWIADELKLVQNAQPAVAKFGGDVGTVLAGADMWMRTLKIGLPIAMKHTPDYTHTGRADLYPKIDYPKPDGKISFDRLTNVAFSFTNHAEDQPVHLQLKDRDLQKVSEYDIFGGPSARYCPAGVYEWIEEKGQEPKFQINSQNCVHCKTCDIKDPNQNINWVTPEGGGGPNYPNM is encoded by the coding sequence ATGAGCGCCGAAGCTATTGAACGTGAATCGATGCCCTGTGATGTTGTAATTGTTGGTGGAGGCCCGGCGGGCCTGTCTGCTGCAATCAAATTAAAGCAGATCAATGACGAACTAGAAGTTGTCGTCCTTGAAAAAGGGTCTGAAATCGGTGCGCATATTCTGTCTGGCGCTGTGGTTGATCCAAAAGCGCTGAACGAGTTGTTCCCGGATTGGCGCGAGATGGACTGCCCGATGGCAGAAACGCCAGTCACTGATAATTGGCATTGGGCGCTGACCAAGAACGGCAAGTGGGACATGCCGCATCTGATGATGCCGCCACTCATGAGTAACGCGGGATGCTATACCGGCTCGCTCGGCAATATGTGTCGGTGGCTGGGCGAGCAGGCCGAAGCGCTGGGCGTGATGGTGTTCCCTGGTTTTCCTGCGGCAGAGGTTATGTTCAACGATGCTGGCGCGGTGACCGGGGTCATTACGCAGGACATGGGCATCTCCGAAGATGGCAGCCACAAAGGCGATTTTCAGCCGGGCATGGAGATCGAGGCGAAATACACCCTGTTTGCAGAGGGTGCGCGCGGCCATTTGACCAAGCAGCTCAAGGCGAAATACGATCTTGAGGCCGACTGTCAGCCGCAGGTCTATGGCCTGGGCATCAAGGAATTGTGGGACATTGACCCGGACAAGCATGAGCCGGGCCGCGTGATCCACACGCAGGGCTGGCCGCTTTCAGAAAGTGACAGCTGGGGCGGAGGTTTCCTTTACCATCAGGCGAATGGTCAGGTGGCGCTGGGTTTCGTTACAGCGCTTGACTACGCCAACCCATGGGTTTCGCCTTATCAGGAGTTCCAACGCTGGAAGCAGCACCCGGCGATCCGCGAGTATCTCGAAGGTGGAACCCGCGTTGCTTACGGCGCGCGCGCAATCAACGAAGGCGGATGGCAGTCTGTGCCAAAGCTTGCGTTCCCGGGTGGCGCGCTGATCGGCTGTGCAGCTGGCTTTGTGAACGTGCCGCGCATCAAGGGTAGCCATACGGCCATGAAGAGCGGCATGTTGGCGGCAGAGAGTCTGGCCGCGGCGATTGCAGCCGGTAGTGAGCATGACGAGCGGATGGATTACGACGCAGCGGTTCGCTCAAGCTGGATCGCGGACGAACTGAAACTGGTGCAGAATGCGCAACCTGCGGTTGCCAAGTTTGGCGGCGATGTCGGCACGGTTCTGGCTGGCGCGGATATGTGGATGCGGACACTCAAGATCGGACTGCCGATTGCGATGAAGCATACGCCTGACTATACGCATACAGGCCGCGCAGACCTCTATCCCAAGATCGATTATCCCAAGCCCGACGGGAAGATCAGCTTTGATCGCCTGACCAATGTCGCGTTCAGCTTTACCAATCACGCAGAAGATCAGCCGGTTCACTTGCAACTGAAGGATCGCGACCTGCAAAAGGTGAGCGAATACGACATTTTCGGTGGTCCATCGGCGCGCTATTGCCCGGCAGGTGTCTACGAATGGATTGAGGAAAAAGGGCAGGAGCCGAAGTTCCAGATCAATTCGCAGAACTGCGTCCACTGCAAGACCTGTGATATCAAGGACCCGAACCAGAACATCAATTGGGTCACTCCTGAAGGTGGCGGCGGGCCTAACTATCCGAATATGTAG
- a CDS encoding lytic transglycosylase domain-containing protein: protein MAHYSVRALAIGLLGSVAALSATPALAANSAANYFRERAETSEVPQILSDADQAHYRDIFTAIALEDWSRVDELLEKSHDGLLQQVALAEYYTHAKSPKIDAEKIAAWLEMGTHLPQAEQLARLGEKRGLEYTPSLPQTQSFNRQSYASKRLRPRSVQDGTMPQDIRNEILEHIKNDDPDNARLLLEGIDDLLSAEARAEWRQRVAWSYYIENNDPMALAMAQTVTEGAGAWLAEGEWVTGLAAWRMGDCDTAGRGFARAAELASNVELKTAGHFWAARALTRCRAPGAATEHLQAAARYDETFYGMLALEQLGQDIPTQYAGADFAPADWQRLRDEQNVRIVIALIEIGRSDLADEVIRHQARIGDPKDFAALSRLARELGLPQAQLWMAHNTPRGSDPIPALRYPTARWKPTTGWQVDPALAFALALQESVFRADAVSPANARGLMQITPITVREHAGRMNMSASYVNLDDPETNLAFGQRNLEMLRDSNATQGLLPKIMAAYNAGLSPVTRWNSEVRDQGDPLLYMESIPYWETRGYVNVVMRNYWMYERQSGAPSESRKALAQGLWPRFPESRGAGAVRLTGRN from the coding sequence ATGGCACACTACAGCGTAAGAGCATTGGCAATCGGACTTTTGGGAAGTGTTGCTGCGCTTTCTGCGACTCCGGCTTTGGCTGCGAACAGTGCAGCGAATTATTTTCGCGAACGCGCCGAAACGAGCGAAGTTCCGCAAATCCTGAGCGACGCAGACCAGGCACATTACCGCGACATTTTCACCGCAATCGCTTTGGAAGACTGGAGCCGCGTTGATGAGCTGCTGGAGAAAAGCCATGACGGTTTGCTGCAGCAAGTGGCGCTCGCCGAATACTATACACATGCCAAAAGTCCAAAGATCGACGCCGAGAAAATAGCAGCATGGCTCGAGATGGGCACCCACTTGCCGCAAGCCGAACAACTCGCTCGCTTGGGTGAAAAGCGCGGGCTGGAATACACACCCTCCCTCCCCCAGACTCAAAGCTTTAATCGTCAGTCCTATGCCTCCAAGCGGCTCCGGCCGCGAAGCGTACAAGACGGAACCATGCCACAGGATATTCGCAACGAAATCCTGGAGCACATAAAGAATGACGATCCCGATAACGCGCGCCTTTTGCTAGAAGGGATTGACGATTTGCTAAGCGCGGAAGCGCGGGCCGAGTGGCGCCAGCGTGTCGCCTGGAGCTATTACATCGAGAATAATGATCCGATGGCTCTGGCAATGGCACAAACCGTTACCGAGGGCGCTGGCGCATGGCTCGCGGAAGGGGAATGGGTCACAGGGCTGGCCGCATGGCGCATGGGCGATTGCGACACCGCCGGTCGCGGATTTGCCCGCGCAGCCGAGCTTGCCAGCAATGTAGAACTCAAGACAGCCGGCCATTTCTGGGCCGCGCGCGCGCTTACACGATGCCGGGCACCGGGAGCCGCGACCGAACACCTGCAAGCCGCCGCGAGATACGACGAAACGTTTTATGGCATGCTCGCGCTGGAGCAACTTGGGCAGGATATCCCGACGCAATATGCCGGTGCCGATTTTGCACCCGCCGACTGGCAGCGCCTCCGCGATGAGCAAAACGTGCGCATCGTGATTGCCCTGATCGAAATTGGCCGTAGCGATCTGGCTGACGAAGTCATCCGTCATCAGGCGCGCATCGGTGATCCGAAAGACTTTGCCGCGCTTTCACGGCTTGCTCGCGAACTTGGCCTCCCGCAGGCGCAGCTTTGGATGGCACACAACACGCCGCGCGGCAGCGATCCGATACCTGCTCTGCGCTATCCCACGGCCCGATGGAAGCCGACGACCGGATGGCAGGTGGATCCGGCACTGGCCTTTGCGCTCGCATTGCAGGAATCCGTATTTCGCGCCGACGCCGTCAGCCCGGCCAATGCGCGCGGGCTGATGCAGATTACGCCAATCACCGTGCGCGAACATGCCGGCCGGATGAATATGAGCGCAAGCTACGTCAATCTCGACGATCCCGAGACGAACCTCGCCTTCGGGCAACGCAATCTGGAGATGCTGCGAGATAGCAATGCTACGCAAGGTCTGTTGCCCAAGATCATGGCCGCCTATAACGCAGGCCTGTCACCCGTGACGCGCTGGAACAGTGAGGTCCGCGATCAGGGCGATCCGCTGCTCTATATGGAGAGTATCCCCTATTGGGAAACACGCGGATATGTGAATGTGGTGATGCGCAATTACTGGATGTATGAACGGCAATCAGGCGCTCCGTCAGAAAGTCGAAAGGCGCTGGCGCAGGGTCTTTGGCCAAGATTCCCGGAAAGCCGCGGTGCCGGTGCGGTTCGCCTTACCGGGCGCAACTGA
- a CDS encoding N-formylglutamate amidohydrolase produces the protein MMIDDLPYRQVGEPKPGGIVCVVDHATNFVPEDIELGISADLLEQHIALDIGVEGIAGRMARRHDIPAHLATVSRLVCDMHREENHKNVVPTESDGHLIPGNIGADLEARLERLHRPYHKALGEWLDAAQPELIISLHSFTPSLATSDEERPWEVALLYNNDDRAARHAIRLFSDHRLNVGDNQPYSGKELNATMNRHAEAHGRAYIALEIRQDLIVTRAEQSRWAAMITDVANRVALAME, from the coding sequence ATGATGATTGATGACCTACCCTATCGCCAGGTGGGCGAACCCAAACCTGGCGGGATCGTATGTGTGGTGGACCATGCAACCAATTTCGTGCCGGAAGACATCGAGCTTGGCATTTCAGCTGATTTGCTCGAACAGCACATCGCGCTCGATATTGGCGTCGAAGGTATTGCAGGTCGCATGGCGCGCCGCCACGACATTCCCGCGCATCTGGCAACGGTCAGCAGGCTGGTATGCGACATGCACCGCGAGGAAAATCACAAGAACGTGGTCCCCACGGAAAGTGATGGGCACCTGATACCGGGCAATATTGGCGCCGATCTTGAAGCAAGGTTGGAGCGTTTGCACCGGCCATATCACAAGGCGCTGGGAGAATGGCTTGATGCGGCCCAGCCCGAATTGATCATATCGCTCCATTCCTTCACACCTTCGCTGGCAACCAGTGACGAAGAGCGCCCTTGGGAAGTGGCGCTTCTGTACAATAATGATGATCGCGCCGCTCGCCATGCAATTCGGCTGTTCAGTGATCATAGGCTCAATGTGGGTGATAATCAGCCCTACTCGGGTAAGGAATTGAACGCGACGATGAACCGCCATGCCGAAGCTCACGGCCGCGCCTATATCGCGCTGGAGATCAGGCAGGACCTGATTGTTACACGTGCAGAGCAATCGCGCTGGGCAGCGATGATCACAGATGTTGCAAACAGGGTTGCGCTGGCGATGGAGTGA
- a CDS encoding cold-shock protein → MSKTGTVKFFNTDKGYGFIQPDDGSNDSFVHISAVQAAGMHSLDKEQRLNYEVEIGRNGKESAVNLSAAD, encoded by the coding sequence ATGAGTAAGACCGGTACTGTCAAATTTTTCAACACCGACAAAGGCTATGGTTTCATCCAGCCAGACGACGGTTCGAATGACAGCTTTGTTCACATTTCAGCCGTTCAGGCCGCTGGCATGCACTCGCTCGATAAAGAGCAACGCTTGAACTACGAAGTTGAGATCGGCCGTAATGGCAAGGAAAGCGCCGTAAACCTCTCGGCTGCTGACTAA
- a CDS encoding DUF1330 domain-containing protein: MSEVYIDPSPTNFQAFKDLPRDEPIHMLNLLLYRHLAKYPEGHEHHGNGWSGRRAYEEYGKTSGPIFRRVGGEIVWRGAFQTMVTGLDTRKWHDGFVAHYPNSGAFFEMIKDADYQKAVVNRTAALVDSRLIRFKPLMVGAAFG, from the coding sequence ATGAGCGAAGTCTACATCGATCCATCGCCCACCAATTTTCAGGCATTCAAGGATCTGCCGCGCGACGAGCCGATCCATATGCTCAACTTGCTGCTCTACCGTCACCTTGCCAAATACCCTGAAGGACACGAGCATCACGGGAACGGCTGGAGCGGGAGGCGCGCCTATGAGGAATACGGCAAAACGTCCGGCCCGATCTTTCGCCGGGTCGGCGGAGAGATCGTGTGGCGGGGCGCATTTCAGACGATGGTGACAGGCCTCGATACCCGCAAATGGCACGATGGCTTTGTTGCACATTATCCCAATTCAGGCGCGTTCTTTGAGATGATCAAGGATGCGGATTACCAGAAAGCCGTGGTGAACCGCACCGCGGCGCTGGTCGACAGCCGCCTCATCCGCTTCAAGCCGTTAATGGTGGGCGCGGCCTTCGGGTGA
- the ilvD gene encoding dihydroxy-acid dehydratase: MSDSRFDKSKLPSRHVSVGPERAPHRSYYYAMGLTEEEIARPFVAVASAGNDSAPCNTTLDAQADICRTGVEQGGGMPRRFNTITVTDGIAMGHQGMKSSLVSREVIADSVELSVRGHCYDALVGFAGCDKSLPGMMMAMLRLNVPSIFVYGGSILPGVFHGKDVTVKDVFEAVGQHAAGNCPLQELIALEKVACPGHGACGGQFTANTMACVGEAIGLSLPNSNMAPAPYKSREEVAVAAGKQVMELLARNLRPRDICTRPAFENAARVVAATGGSTNAALHLPAMASEAGIDFDLFDVAEIFKSTPYIADLQPGGQYVAKDMHAAGGVYMVMKTLLDGGFLDPEPITVTGKSIGENLEEITWNPDQKVIYEVSNPITPTGGVVGLRGSMAPDGAIVKVAGMERLQFSGPAQCFDCEEDAFAAVENREIRDGSVIVIRYEGPKGGPGMREMLSTTAALYGQGMGESVALITDGRFSGATRGFCIGHVGPEAADGGPIALVEDGDIISIDAESGTIDLEVDEAVLAERRKAWQPRTNDYQSGALWRYAQNVGPAVKGALTHPGAKSERHVFGDI, translated from the coding sequence ATGTCTGACTCGCGCTTCGATAAGTCGAAATTGCCAAGCCGCCACGTTTCGGTCGGCCCGGAACGGGCACCCCACCGGTCCTATTACTATGCGATGGGGCTGACTGAAGAAGAGATTGCGCGGCCCTTCGTGGCGGTGGCCTCTGCCGGAAACGATTCTGCGCCCTGCAACACCACGCTTGATGCGCAAGCAGACATTTGCCGCACTGGCGTAGAGCAAGGCGGAGGTATGCCCCGCCGTTTCAACACCATCACTGTGACAGATGGCATCGCGATGGGTCACCAAGGCATGAAAAGCTCGTTGGTGAGCCGCGAGGTCATCGCGGATTCGGTCGAACTATCCGTCCGTGGGCATTGCTATGATGCGCTGGTCGGTTTTGCGGGATGCGACAAAAGCCTTCCGGGTATGATGATGGCAATGCTCCGGCTCAACGTGCCTTCTATCTTTGTTTATGGTGGTTCGATCCTGCCCGGCGTTTTTCATGGCAAGGATGTGACGGTCAAAGACGTGTTCGAAGCTGTGGGACAGCACGCGGCGGGAAATTGCCCGTTGCAAGAGCTGATCGCGCTCGAGAAAGTCGCGTGTCCGGGACACGGAGCCTGCGGCGGGCAGTTTACCGCAAACACCATGGCGTGCGTCGGCGAAGCGATTGGTTTGTCCTTGCCGAACAGTAATATGGCTCCTGCACCTTACAAGTCGCGCGAGGAAGTGGCGGTTGCTGCCGGTAAGCAGGTCATGGAACTGCTCGCGCGCAATTTACGCCCGCGCGATATCTGCACGCGGCCCGCGTTTGAAAATGCGGCGCGCGTTGTCGCTGCGACTGGCGGATCTACCAATGCCGCGCTGCATTTGCCCGCCATGGCGAGCGAAGCGGGGATCGATTTCGACCTGTTCGACGTGGCGGAGATTTTCAAGTCTACGCCTTACATCGCTGACTTACAGCCGGGCGGGCAATATGTCGCCAAGGATATGCATGCAGCAGGCGGGGTCTACATGGTGATGAAGACGCTGCTGGACGGCGGTTTCCTGGATCCAGAACCGATTACGGTCACAGGCAAGTCTATCGGAGAAAACCTGGAGGAGATCACCTGGAACCCCGATCAAAAGGTAATCTACGAAGTTTCCAATCCGATCACACCCACTGGCGGCGTCGTGGGCCTGAGGGGCAGCATGGCCCCCGATGGTGCGATTGTGAAAGTGGCGGGAATGGAGCGACTGCAGTTCTCAGGCCCGGCGCAATGCTTTGATTGCGAGGAAGACGCGTTTGCCGCGGTTGAAAATCGCGAAATCCGCGATGGCAGTGTGATCGTGATCCGCTACGAGGGCCCCAAAGGTGGCCCCGGTATGCGGGAAATGCTTTCCACAACGGCCGCACTTTACGGGCAAGGTATGGGTGAAAGCGTTGCGCTGATCACGGACGGGCGCTTTTCCGGCGCGACGCGCGGCTTCTGTATCGGTCATGTTGGCCCTGAAGCGGCGGATGGCGGTCCGATCGCGTTGGTTGAAGATGGCGACATCATCAGCATCGACGCGGAATCTGGCACAATCGATCTGGAGGTCGATGAGGCTGTTCTGGCCGAGCGTCGCAAGGCCTGGCAACCGCGCACCAATGATTACCAGTCCGGCGCGCTGTGGCGTTATGCGCAGAATGTCGGCCCGGCGGTAAAAGGTGCGCTTACGCATCCCGGTGCGAAATCCGAACGCCACGTTTTCGGAGATATCTGA